The Candidatus Zixiibacteriota bacterium genome includes a region encoding these proteins:
- the rlmN gene encoding 23S rRNA (adenine(2503)-C(2))-methyltransferase RlmN — protein MSRQNLMGYTMPQMESLVVSLGGKPFGGRQLFKWLYNTRLYDFDLMTDLTKELRRRLSSEYAFGHLRLAHSARSVDGTEKFLFRLEDGRPVETVLIPDDGRRTLCISSQSGCALACRFCATGTMGLLRNLTVGEIVGQLMYVRDLHGDEAFSNVVFMGMGEPLQNYDNMIEAIRIMKEPRGLGLAAKKITVSTSGITPKIKKLADSGLKARLALSLHAATQAKRRKIMPVAETFGLEKLMEAVRYFAEKSGDRVTFEYILFDGFNDTLEDVRELSQLIRGIPCKINILAYNEVPGLPFKRPSDEKVDWFGRQLYPRAPAVTVRKSRGRDIAAACGQLAARHVAEEV, from the coding sequence ATGTCTCGACAGAACCTGATGGGATATACCATGCCCCAAATGGAGAGTCTTGTGGTCTCTCTTGGCGGCAAGCCGTTCGGCGGGAGGCAACTGTTCAAATGGTTGTACAATACCCGGTTGTACGACTTTGATCTGATGACCGACCTGACCAAGGAGTTGAGGCGACGGCTCAGCAGCGAGTATGCATTTGGCCATCTGCGTTTGGCTCATAGCGCCCGGTCGGTTGACGGTACCGAGAAGTTCTTGTTCCGACTGGAGGATGGCCGTCCGGTCGAGACAGTGTTGATCCCCGACGATGGCCGCCGGACACTCTGCATATCATCGCAATCCGGCTGCGCCCTGGCCTGTCGGTTCTGCGCCACCGGCACGATGGGGTTACTTCGCAATCTGACAGTGGGAGAGATTGTCGGTCAACTTATGTATGTGCGCGATCTGCATGGCGATGAGGCATTCAGCAATGTTGTATTTATGGGAATGGGGGAACCGCTGCAAAACTATGACAACATGATCGAAGCGATCAGGATCATGAAAGAGCCGCGTGGGCTGGGACTGGCCGCCAAGAAGATCACCGTTTCGACATCGGGAATAACGCCCAAGATAAAGAAGCTTGCGGATTCGGGTCTTAAGGCGCGGCTGGCGCTCTCGCTTCACGCAGCCACGCAGGCCAAGCGGCGGAAGATCATGCCGGTGGCCGAGACGTTCGGTCTGGAGAAGCTGATGGAAGCGGTTCGCTATTTCGCGGAGAAGAGTGGCGACCGGGTCACTTTTGAATATATCCTCTTCGATGGATTTAACGACACACTGGAAGACGTTAGAGAGCTGTCGCAACTGATCCGGGGGATTCCCTGCAAGATCAATATTCTCGCGTATAATGAAGTTCCGGGCCTTCCGTTCAAGCGGCCCTCAGACGAAAAAGTCGACTGGTTTGGACGGCAGCTGTACCCGCGGGCTCCTGCGGTTACGGTGCGGAAAAGCCGCGGCCGGGATATTGCCGCCGCCTGCGGTCAACTGGCGGCGCGCCATGTGGCAGAGGAGGTTTGA
- a CDS encoding S41 family peptidase: MMRYTAQLFGITIFALAMIWFAGPGDAGQLSKASEPVLYADTVELNVEELPRSQDSVSRSNDNFLRAVKKLTQTAFNIRNQYMEDVDIDKIVKAGISGMLTDLDRYSVVMEKSSYDALMESTHGKYEGLGMMIDARDNRIVIISPIEGTPAYKRGLHAGDIIWEIDGHSTDGMKSADASKLMRGKAGTSVKLVIKRQGLPELQEFEIERAEIELKSVNYAGVVPGTNIGYIRLSRFAEETSAELRAAINDLNNRNASALVFDLRSNGGGLLDQAKETSELFLKQGSEIVYTRGRYADSERHYKSDRPPIFPDKPLVVLVDEGTASASEIVAGALQDWDRALIVGNTTYGKGLVQQIFPISNDGSMALKLTTAKYYVPSGRCIQKADKQGKDHPGSMADDFDAEDSTADTMKVTDKEIYYTNGGRVVYGGGGIVPDIVMDRETWKPIEINLERKSMFFDFAVQYVADHPDVKPDFEITDQVLSEFRKFIKEKDFTYKSALQVALEDMEKTVKAENKDTLFQSQFNQMSSLIEKEKTADFDQSVDYIKRAIKREIVSSISGERGVYEQIVLKDDKAVQKAVEILSEPKEYSRMILEGQKKDKI, translated from the coding sequence ATGATGCGCTACACGGCACAACTTTTCGGTATCACCATTTTCGCTCTGGCCATGATTTGGTTCGCCGGACCAGGTGATGCCGGGCAACTCTCCAAGGCGTCCGAGCCGGTTCTCTACGCGGATACGGTTGAACTAAACGTCGAGGAACTTCCGCGCAGTCAGGATTCCGTTTCACGCAGCAACGACAATTTTCTCCGCGCCGTCAAGAAGCTCACTCAGACGGCTTTCAATATCCGCAATCAGTACATGGAAGATGTGGATATCGACAAGATCGTCAAAGCCGGCATCTCCGGCATGCTGACCGACCTGGATCGTTATTCGGTGGTAATGGAAAAATCCTCGTATGACGCGCTCATGGAAAGCACCCACGGCAAGTACGAAGGTCTGGGGATGATGATCGACGCGCGCGATAACCGCATTGTCATCATCTCGCCGATAGAAGGAACCCCAGCCTACAAGCGCGGCCTGCACGCAGGAGATATAATCTGGGAAATTGACGGTCACTCCACCGACGGCATGAAATCGGCCGATGCCTCCAAGCTGATGCGTGGGAAGGCCGGTACCTCGGTCAAACTGGTCATCAAACGACAGGGACTTCCGGAATTGCAGGAGTTCGAGATCGAACGGGCCGAGATCGAACTGAAGTCGGTGAATTACGCCGGCGTGGTCCCGGGCACGAATATCGGATATATCCGACTGTCGCGGTTTGCCGAGGAGACCTCCGCCGAGCTCCGCGCTGCGATCAACGACCTGAATAATCGAAATGCCTCAGCCCTCGTATTCGATCTCCGCTCCAACGGCGGCGGCCTGCTCGATCAGGCCAAAGAGACGTCGGAACTGTTTCTGAAACAGGGCAGCGAGATTGTCTATACCCGCGGTCGCTACGCCGACAGCGAGCGGCATTACAAGTCCGACCGCCCGCCAATCTTCCCGGACAAACCACTCGTGGTGCTGGTTGACGAGGGGACCGCGTCGGCCTCTGAGATCGTGGCCGGAGCACTTCAAGACTGGGATAGAGCGCTGATCGTCGGCAACACCACCTACGGCAAAGGCCTCGTGCAGCAGATTTTCCCGATCTCCAATGACGGCTCGATGGCCCTCAAGCTGACCACAGCCAAGTACTATGTTCCCTCCGGCCGGTGTATCCAGAAAGCCGACAAACAGGGGAAAGACCATCCGGGATCAATGGCCGATGATTTCGATGCAGAAGACAGCACCGCCGACACGATGAAAGTCACCGACAAGGAGATATACTACACGAACGGCGGCCGCGTGGTGTACGGCGGGGGCGGCATCGTGCCCGACATCGTCATGGATCGCGAGACCTGGAAACCAATCGAGATCAATCTCGAGCGCAAATCCATGTTCTTCGACTTCGCCGTCCAGTACGTGGCAGATCACCCCGATGTCAAGCCTGATTTCGAAATCACCGATCAGGTCTTGAGTGAATTCAGGAAATTCATCAAGGAGAAAGATTTCACGTACAAGTCGGCCCTCCAGGTGGCGCTCGAAGATATGGAAAAGACGGTGAAGGCCGAAAACAAGGACACCTTGTTCCAAAGCCAATTCAATCAGATGTCATCGCTGATAGAGAAAGAAAAGACGGCCGACTTCGACCAATCCGTCGATTACATCAAGCGCGCCATTAAACGGGAGATCGTCTCCTCAATCTCCGGCGAGCGCGGCGTATACGAACAGATCGTGCTGAAAGACGACAAGGCCGTACAAAAGGCAGTTGAGATTCTAAGCGAGCCCAAAGAATACTCGCGGATGATACTCGAAGGTCAAAAGAAAGACAAAATCTGA